A single bacterium DNA region contains:
- a CDS encoding cytochrome-c peroxidase, producing MKSPNRTQGLLIALLLVVAPVAFAQEDPDFDPPLAPLPPPPAPPDNPITPAKTELGKLLFFDTRLTGDASLSCGDCHDPKKGWGSSGPISRGYPGAVHWRNSHTAVNSAYLGKLFWQGSAKSLEGQAPTANRGAVAGNGERDVMQSRLRQTPYYIKAFKEVFGTERPNLGDAWQAVATFERAALSQLDTPLDQYLAGDESALSEEAIEGLELFRGKAGCIECHNGPLLTDEKYYNLGLPRPIEWESIGLNTITFRWETYAKGAPEKSYREWKDDAGLYFTTKRKDDIGKFRTQPLRYLLYTPPYGHAGQFYTLEEVVDFYDEGGGENEFTDGTHGFNTKTPILKPLNLSDEEKEVLVIFLEEISGEEITMAVPKIPMYEAMPDVAELTQASAKRIGLETYLSSLAGKEEVSK from the coding sequence ATGAAGTCGCCAAACAGAACGCAGGGCTTGTTGATCGCGCTCTTGCTCGTCGTCGCTCCTGTGGCATTCGCCCAGGAAGACCCCGATTTCGATCCGCCTCTGGCACCACTTCCGCCACCACCGGCGCCTCCGGACAACCCGATCACGCCCGCGAAGACGGAGCTCGGCAAACTCCTGTTCTTCGACACACGCTTGACGGGTGACGCGAGCTTGAGTTGTGGCGACTGTCACGATCCGAAGAAGGGTTGGGGCTCCAGCGGACCGATCTCGCGCGGTTATCCCGGTGCGGTCCACTGGCGCAATTCCCATACTGCCGTGAACTCCGCCTACCTGGGGAAACTCTTCTGGCAGGGAAGCGCCAAGAGCCTCGAAGGCCAGGCTCCGACCGCCAATCGCGGTGCGGTGGCGGGAAATGGCGAGCGGGACGTGATGCAGAGTCGGCTTCGCCAGACTCCCTACTACATCAAGGCATTCAAGGAAGTCTTCGGCACCGAGCGACCCAATCTCGGCGACGCCTGGCAGGCTGTCGCGACGTTCGAACGCGCGGCGTTGTCTCAGCTCGATACGCCACTGGACCAGTATCTCGCGGGCGACGAGTCGGCTCTTTCCGAAGAGGCGATCGAGGGACTCGAGTTGTTCCGCGGCAAGGCCGGTTGCATCGAGTGCCACAACGGCCCTCTGCTCACGGATGAGAAATACTACAACCTGGGTCTACCGCGGCCCATCGAGTGGGAATCGATCGGTCTGAACACGATCACCTTCCGCTGGGAGACCTACGCCAAGGGTGCTCCCGAAAAGAGCTATCGAGAGTGGAAGGACGACGCGGGGCTGTACTTCACGACCAAGCGCAAGGATGACATCGGGAAGTTCCGCACTCAGCCACTCCGGTATCTCCTGTACACCCCTCCGTACGGGCACGCCGGGCAGTTCTACACACTGGAGGAGGTCGTCGACTTTTACGACGAAGGTGGAGGCGAGAACGAGTTCACCGATGGCACACACGGTTTCAATACGAAGACGCCGATCCTGAAGCCTCTCAATCTCAGCGATGAAGAGAAAGAGGTGTTGGTGATCTTCCTGGAAGAAATCAGCGGTGAGGAAATCACGATGGCCGTTCCGAAGATCCCAATGTACGAGGCGATGCCCGATGTGGCTGAACTGACGCAAGCTTCGGCCAAGCGAATCGGCCTCGAGACGTATCTGTCCTCTCTTGCTGGAAAGGAGGAGGTGAGCAAATGA
- a CDS encoding arsenate reductase (azurin) small subunit, with protein MTEQKKSSSCRGGCITRREALLGGAGVITSTVLLSTLPGCEKSEPVPVQVSRHPGKLIGKLSELKQNQSVSFSFPEGAANATGMLIKMGVQAGGGIGPEQDIVAFNTTCPHMGGQLYGRYIPEEQALGACPHHLSSFDLTRHGMVIAGHATESLPQVLLELDGDDIYAVGLIGLIYGHTSNPEA; from the coding sequence ATGACCGAGCAGAAGAAATCCTCGTCGTGTCGGGGTGGTTGCATTACCAGACGTGAGGCTCTGCTAGGAGGCGCTGGAGTGATCACCAGCACCGTCTTGCTCAGCACTCTTCCCGGATGCGAGAAAAGCGAACCGGTGCCCGTTCAGGTGTCCCGTCATCCGGGCAAGCTGATCGGCAAGCTGAGTGAGTTGAAACAGAATCAATCCGTATCTTTTTCATTTCCGGAAGGCGCCGCCAACGCGACGGGCATGTTGATCAAGATGGGTGTTCAGGCCGGAGGAGGCATCGGACCGGAACAGGACATCGTCGCTTTCAATACGACCTGTCCTCACATGGGCGGACAACTCTACGGGCGCTACATACCCGAGGAGCAGGCTCTGGGCGCCTGTCCCCATCACCTTTCATCGTTCGACCTGACTCGCCACGGCATGGTCATCGCCGGCCATGCCACCGAGAGCTTGCCGCAAGTGCTGCTTGAACTCGACGGAGACGACATCTACGCCGTGGGCCTGATTGGTCTGATCTACGGCCACACTTCAAATCCCGAAGCCTGA
- a CDS encoding phytanoyl-CoA dioxygenase family protein: MQDLPARFREELDRPYSLSAEQIAAYRSDGFIRLPGVFSKELLEFFAEQITSIVSAEDPNVLPLEERNAYAQAFIQITNLWERHEAIRPFSLNLRCARIANELLGCEGVRMWHDQALYKETGGGATPWHVDQFFWPMSSGLSITAWIPLQATSVEAGALAFAVGTQETDHGRRFGISERGESEIAASLSAAGIRVVAEPYELGDVSFHYGFTFHRADPNQTEETRAAMTMIYMDRDMRVAEPADAFQEYDQKRWAPGCAVGDPIASPLNPILYEREGAK, encoded by the coding sequence TTGCAGGATCTACCCGCGCGTTTCCGGGAAGAACTCGATCGTCCCTACTCTCTTTCCGCCGAGCAGATCGCGGCTTATCGCAGCGATGGTTTCATCCGGCTTCCCGGGGTCTTCTCGAAGGAGCTTCTGGAGTTTTTCGCAGAGCAGATCACGAGCATCGTTTCGGCGGAAGATCCGAACGTGCTCCCGCTGGAAGAGCGAAACGCCTACGCGCAGGCCTTCATCCAGATCACGAACCTCTGGGAGCGCCACGAAGCCATCCGTCCCTTCAGTCTGAACCTGCGCTGCGCGCGCATCGCCAACGAACTACTGGGATGCGAAGGCGTGCGCATGTGGCACGACCAGGCGCTCTACAAGGAAACCGGCGGTGGAGCGACCCCATGGCACGTCGATCAGTTCTTCTGGCCGATGTCGAGCGGACTGAGCATCACCGCCTGGATTCCGCTGCAGGCGACGTCCGTCGAAGCGGGAGCCCTGGCCTTTGCAGTGGGAACCCAGGAAACGGATCACGGGCGGCGCTTCGGGATCAGTGAGCGCGGAGAGAGTGAGATCGCCGCTTCGCTTTCGGCGGCCGGAATCCGCGTGGTCGCCGAGCCCTACGAACTAGGAGACGTGAGCTTCCACTACGGCTTCACGTTCCACCGGGCGGACCCGAACCAGACCGAAGAAACCCGCGCCGCCATGACGATGATCTATATGGATCGAGACATGCGCGTCGCGGAACCGGCCGACGCGTTCCAGGAATACGATCAGAAGCGCTGGGCACCGGGTTGCGCGGTCGGCGATCCGATCGCGAGCCCGTTGAATCCCATCCTGTACGAGCGTGAAGGAGCGAAGTGA
- a CDS encoding phytanoyl-CoA dioxygenase family protein: MIKHELNKSFHWENHKGPFRLINEEQARQFDEKGFLVFEDVFDAATIEALRGELDPLERKFEEMLDERFGGKMFIARSGEITFTPHMVTRSPKARELTRSGFFSDLVHDLVGQDVRLYWDQTVYKKPQMAEEFPWHQDNGYTYVDPQQYLTCWVALTDADEQNGCPVVIPGYHRDGTWAHEQTEYGFDCVGDESKYEMIAAPVRAGGVVVFSSLTPHKTGPNRTTDRPRNAYVVQFAPDGAHVITGTGDEAVRTRCDAPDRQYPILVGGAPPPKDETPVSGA; the protein is encoded by the coding sequence GTGATCAAGCACGAACTCAACAAGAGTTTCCATTGGGAGAACCACAAGGGACCCTTCCGCCTGATCAACGAGGAGCAGGCCAGGCAATTCGACGAAAAGGGATTCCTGGTCTTCGAAGACGTCTTCGACGCAGCCACGATCGAGGCTCTGCGCGGCGAACTCGACCCACTCGAGCGCAAGTTCGAAGAGATGCTCGACGAGCGCTTCGGCGGAAAGATGTTCATCGCACGCTCTGGGGAAATCACGTTCACGCCACATATGGTGACCCGCTCGCCGAAGGCCAGGGAGTTGACGCGTAGCGGCTTTTTCAGCGACCTGGTGCACGACCTGGTCGGCCAAGACGTTCGTCTTTACTGGGACCAGACGGTGTACAAGAAACCGCAGATGGCCGAAGAGTTTCCGTGGCATCAGGACAATGGCTACACCTACGTGGATCCGCAGCAGTATCTGACCTGCTGGGTAGCGTTGACGGATGCCGACGAGCAGAACGGCTGTCCGGTCGTTATTCCGGGTTACCACAGGGACGGCACCTGGGCCCATGAGCAGACTGAATACGGTTTCGATTGCGTGGGAGACGAGAGCAAGTATGAAATGATTGCCGCTCCGGTCCGTGCCGGCGGGGTGGTCGTCTTCTCATCGCTGACGCCGCACAAAACCGGACCGAATAGGACGACGGACCGCCCGCGCAACGCCTACGTCGTCCAGTTCGCACCCGACGGTGCCCATGTGATTACGGGAACTGGCGACGAGGCCGTGCGGACCCGCTGCGATGCTCCCGATCGGCAGTACCCGATCCTCGTCGGAGGCGCCCCACCTCCCAAAGATGAGACTCCGGTGAGCGGAGCCTAG
- a CDS encoding arsenate reductase (azurin) large subunit — MSAKDSKPFYKSSEQVPLPPKDAEVLTTCCDYCIVACGQKVYRWPADGPNGGMKKSENALNRDYPLAPMVGNWLGPNQFTQAMHNGKLHNIAVVPDGDATVVNVGGNHSIRGGCIAQKVYSEKKPTRDRLKHPMIRIAGKLTPVSWDLALDVAAEVSKHVIKHHGEDAWALKYFSYQFYENTYALTRLAFKSINTMAVAQHDHPAIVDATPGWTDIGYDSFPSSYEDFLHADCVVISGVDPFETKSVLWSEWISRGMIENKTKLVMINPRKTVGVAAAEKNGGLHLDVNPGSDTVVHMAIERVILENGWEDTEFIKNWVNNFWETDSGFGQGTRNTPWQWRTTWGKFQVKDFADWKKWILEQEESKPDVAAAIAGIDPQKIYKAAEMMAKPKADGERPKTMIAIEKGNYWSNNYLNTVSIGTLGVILGCSGRKGRGITRLGGHQRGGRSGGKYPTWKSPYKMPGRRHHRIDLDRWVEDGHVRFAYVVGTTWIQSMAGSGDLKQTFQAKTRDNPHQIQSADKQHIIDTLKKRVESGGMVVAHQDLYLIEPIGSEFADIVLPASGWGESDFTRCNGERRIRLYSGFYDPPGEALPDWKIVSMFAKKMGFEGYDWKESNDVFEETCRFSRGGRTDYNVLRTVAKRKGMKTHDLLRTYGTTGLQCPLLLDGEKIIETKRLHDFERDDLPATGPAGVSVQRKNLMAFKTHTGKLNLLKSPWNIWSDFYEFMRPKDDELWVTNGRVNEIWQSGFDDTERRPYIQQRWPDNFLEIHEEDARARGIETGDRVEIESKRVPVQKDFNLGVKSDDMWFSGLMKRNHIKIVTGKFEAVAIITPVVKKGVVFTNFLDKNQPANSITPRVPDPLSMNYRFKLSSGTVKKIGESPYKDTYAQMSLKRRNIV, encoded by the coding sequence ATGTCTGCAAAAGATTCAAAGCCATTCTACAAGTCGTCGGAGCAGGTTCCGCTTCCGCCAAAAGATGCCGAGGTCCTCACCACGTGTTGCGACTACTGCATCGTGGCGTGTGGACAGAAGGTCTACCGCTGGCCCGCCGACGGTCCCAACGGGGGCATGAAGAAGAGCGAAAATGCGCTCAACCGAGATTACCCATTGGCTCCGATGGTGGGCAACTGGCTTGGACCGAACCAGTTCACCCAGGCGATGCACAACGGGAAGCTCCACAATATTGCCGTCGTACCGGACGGCGACGCGACCGTCGTCAATGTGGGCGGAAATCACAGTATTCGCGGTGGTTGCATTGCCCAGAAGGTGTACAGCGAGAAGAAGCCGACTCGGGATCGCTTGAAGCACCCGATGATTCGCATCGCCGGGAAACTGACACCGGTGAGCTGGGACCTGGCCCTGGACGTCGCCGCCGAGGTCTCCAAGCACGTCATCAAGCACCACGGCGAAGACGCCTGGGCCCTGAAGTACTTCAGCTATCAGTTCTACGAGAACACGTACGCGCTCACGCGCTTGGCGTTCAAGAGCATCAATACGATGGCGGTCGCCCAGCACGACCACCCGGCGATCGTGGATGCGACTCCCGGCTGGACGGATATCGGCTACGACAGTTTCCCGTCGTCGTACGAGGACTTCCTGCACGCCGATTGCGTCGTGATCTCCGGAGTGGATCCGTTCGAGACCAAGTCGGTGTTGTGGAGCGAGTGGATTTCTCGGGGCATGATCGAGAACAAGACGAAACTCGTGATGATCAATCCCAGAAAGACGGTCGGCGTTGCCGCGGCCGAGAAGAACGGCGGTCTGCACCTGGATGTGAATCCCGGCTCCGATACCGTCGTACACATGGCGATCGAGCGTGTGATCCTGGAAAACGGTTGGGAGGACACCGAGTTCATCAAGAACTGGGTGAACAATTTCTGGGAGACCGATTCCGGTTTCGGTCAGGGAACCCGCAACACGCCCTGGCAGTGGCGAACCACCTGGGGGAAATTCCAGGTCAAGGACTTCGCCGACTGGAAGAAGTGGATTCTGGAGCAGGAAGAGTCCAAGCCCGATGTCGCTGCGGCGATTGCCGGGATCGACCCTCAGAAGATCTACAAGGCCGCAGAGATGATGGCCAAGCCGAAAGCTGATGGCGAACGGCCCAAGACCATGATCGCGATCGAAAAGGGCAACTACTGGTCCAATAACTATCTGAACACTGTTTCGATCGGTACGCTAGGCGTGATTCTCGGATGCAGTGGTCGCAAGGGACGTGGCATCACTCGTCTGGGTGGCCACCAGCGCGGTGGGCGGAGCGGGGGCAAGTATCCGACCTGGAAGTCTCCCTACAAGATGCCCGGTCGGCGCCATCATCGGATCGACCTGGACCGCTGGGTCGAAGATGGCCACGTGCGCTTTGCCTACGTCGTCGGTACGACGTGGATCCAGTCCATGGCCGGTTCGGGTGATCTGAAGCAGACTTTCCAAGCGAAGACTCGCGACAATCCGCATCAGATTCAGTCAGCGGATAAGCAGCACATCATCGATACGCTCAAGAAACGAGTCGAGTCGGGCGGGATGGTGGTCGCCCACCAGGATCTCTATCTCATCGAACCCATCGGTAGTGAATTTGCCGACATCGTGCTTCCTGCTTCGGGTTGGGGCGAGTCGGATTTCACGCGCTGCAACGGAGAACGTCGCATTCGCCTGTACTCCGGCTTCTACGATCCGCCGGGAGAAGCCTTGCCCGACTGGAAGATCGTTTCCATGTTCGCGAAGAAGATGGGATTCGAGGGCTACGACTGGAAGGAGTCCAATGACGTTTTCGAGGAGACCTGTCGCTTCAGTCGAGGCGGTCGAACCGATTACAACGTCTTGCGCACGGTCGCCAAACGGAAGGGCATGAAGACCCACGACCTGCTTCGGACCTACGGTACGACTGGATTGCAGTGTCCGCTGCTCCTCGATGGAGAGAAGATCATCGAGACCAAACGACTGCACGATTTCGAACGCGATGATCTACCTGCCACGGGGCCAGCGGGGGTGAGCGTTCAGCGCAAGAACCTGATGGCCTTCAAGACGCACACCGGCAAGCTGAACCTGTTGAAGTCACCCTGGAATATCTGGTCCGATTTCTACGAGTTCATGCGACCCAAAGACGATGAGCTGTGGGTAACCAACGGGCGCGTCAACGAGATCTGGCAATCGGGTTTCGACGATACAGAGCGTCGTCCGTACATTCAGCAGCGCTGGCCGGACAACTTCCTCGAGATCCATGAGGAAGATGCGCGCGCCCGCGGCATCGAAACCGGTGACCGCGTCGAGATCGAGTCGAAACGCGTTCCCGTCCAAAAGGATTTCAATCTGGGCGTCAAGAGCGACGATATGTGGTTCTCTGGTCTGATGAAGCGCAACCACATCAAGATCGTCACCGGAAAATTCGAAGCGGTGGCTATCATCACTCCGGTCGTGAAAAAGGGAGTGGTCTTTACGAACTTCCTGGACAAGAACCAACCGGCCAATAGCATCACGCCGAGGGTTCCGGATCCGCTCAGCATGAACTACCGCTTCAAGCTCTCATCGGGAACGGTCAAGAAGATCGGTGAATCCCCTTACAAGGACACCTACGCCCAGATGAGCCTCAAGAGGCGGAATATCGTTTAG